One window of Triticum dicoccoides isolate Atlit2015 ecotype Zavitan chromosome 5A, WEW_v2.0, whole genome shotgun sequence genomic DNA carries:
- the LOC119301281 gene encoding ubiquitin-conjugating enzyme E2 36-like, whose product MANSNLPRRIIKETQRLLSEPAPGISASPSEENMRYFNVMILGPTQSPYEGGVFKLELFLPEEYPMAPPKVRFLTKIYHPNIDKLGRICLDILKDKWSPALQIRTVLLSIQALLSAPNPDDPLADNVAKHWKANETEAVETAKEWTRVYANDA is encoded by the exons ATGGCCAACAGCAACCTCCCCCGCCGCATCATCAAG GAGACGCAGCGGCTGCTCAGCGAACCAG CTCCTGGGATCAGTGCTTCACCATCAGAGGAGAACATGCGCTACTTCAATGTCATGATCCTTGGCCCAACTCAGTCGCCATATGAAG GAGGAGTATTCAAACTTGAGTTGTTTTTACCTGAAGAATATCCAATGGCTCCGCCAAAG GTTCGCTTTCTCACAAAAATTTACCATCCAAACATTGACAAG CTTGGGAGGATATGCCTTGATATCTTAAAGGACAAGTGGAGTCCTGCCCTTCAGATCCGAACAGTTCTTTTGAG CATTCAAGCACTCCTCAGCGCTCCAAATCCTGACGATCCGCTTGCTGACAATGTGGCAAAGCACTGGAAGGCCAACGAAACAGAAGCTGTGGAAACAG CCAAAGAGTGGACCCGTGTCTACGCTAATGATGCATGA